A single genomic interval of Candidatus Anstonellales archaeon harbors:
- a CDS encoding SMC-Scp complex subunit ScpB codes for MEGKRIIEAALFISGRALSLDELAKLLGTPAKGFVKSLVEELASEYQSSSSSLCIINEGEKYAMAVKGEYFPKVRSFAQELEISKHALKTLALIHNKNGITKRKLFGILGSQIYKDCKELVDKGFIIQKKAGRTTALYVTPKFKSYFSPQ; via the coding sequence ATGGAAGGCAAACGAATAATTGAGGCAGCGCTTTTCATTTCAGGAAGGGCCCTCTCCCTAGACGAGCTTGCAAAACTATTGGGAACTCCTGCAAAAGGCTTTGTAAAATCACTTGTAGAAGAGCTTGCAAGTGAATACCAGTCCTCTTCTTCATCACTTTGCATAATAAACGAAGGGGAAAAGTATGCAATGGCAGTAAAAGGGGAGTACTTTCCAAAGGTGAGGTCATTTGCTCAAGAGCTCGAAATATCAAAACATGCTCTCAAAACTCTTGCCCTCATACACAACAAAAATGGAATCACAAAAAGAAAATTATTTGGAATTTTGGGAAGCCAGATATATAAAGACTGCAAAGAATTGGTTGATAAGGGCTTTATTATTCAGAAGAAGGCAGGAAGAACAACAGCGCTTTATGTAACCCCAAAGTTTAAGAGTTATTTTTCTCCTCAATAG
- a CDS encoding segregation/condensation protein A: MAIRGQEIIAEEIKPSQYSELSPSLITKESVELEELASNPLWKEMLYELVYSGGFDPWDIDIERLCGAYISKIKSLKRLSLHIPANVILVASVLLRLKAEAFKIGEVLEEEALVVSEESITEAEEIPPIFLAGRIPPKRKFTLEELTAALEEVFAKQKKREEKELDKKKHQLTTLSFPVSEFDIDREMQSLLQQIRKNVDSENMALFSQIVEGKNREQTIFSFIALLHLAQERLIRISQDTFFGEIFIELPSKVKVSREKTAGFGDGRQTNN; the protein is encoded by the coding sequence ATGGCGATCAGAGGACAGGAAATAATTGCAGAGGAGATTAAGCCATCACAATATAGCGAGCTGTCACCATCCCTTATTACCAAAGAGAGCGTAGAGTTGGAAGAGCTTGCATCAAATCCTCTATGGAAAGAGATGCTCTACGAGCTTGTCTATTCGGGTGGTTTTGATCCTTGGGATATAGACATAGAACGCCTATGCGGAGCATACATATCCAAAATAAAATCTCTTAAGCGTCTATCCCTCCATATACCTGCAAATGTAATTCTAGTTGCTTCAGTCCTCTTGCGCCTAAAGGCCGAAGCATTTAAAATTGGTGAGGTTCTAGAAGAGGAAGCCTTAGTGGTATCGGAAGAAAGCATCACTGAGGCTGAAGAGATACCACCGATTTTTCTTGCAGGGAGGATACCCCCAAAGCGCAAGTTCACCCTTGAGGAGCTTACTGCTGCGCTTGAGGAGGTTTTTGCAAAACAGAAAAAAAGGGAGGAGAAGGAGCTTGATAAAAAAAAGCATCAGCTTACCACTCTTTCTTTTCCTGTTTCTGAGTTTGACATAGACAGAGAAATGCAGTCTCTCTTGCAACAAATAAGAAAAAACGTCGATTCAGAAAATATGGCTCTGTTTTCACAAATAGTTGAGGGAAAAAACAGAGAGCAAACAATATTTAGCTTCATTGCGCTTCTCCATCTTGCGCAGGAAAGATTAATCCGAATATCTCAGGACACCTTCTTTGGAGAGATTTTTATCGAGCTTCCATCAAAAGTTAAAGTTTCTAGAGAAAAAACGGCGGGTTTTGGAGATGGAAGGCAAACGAATAATTGA
- a CDS encoding HD domain-containing protein has protein sequence MAKFIYELSMLKRIKREGWRVAGVERPESVADHCLRAAQIGFILAELEGYPNPSEVSAMLIFHDIGECRIGDLHSLAKVYTKTNEKEAVFHQTRRIGNIGKKIFDLWKNFEERLKPAAIIAKDADYLEMAISAREYMWFGYPTEKWMENTKSKLKTESAKKIFDIISKTSPSSWWLDSIQKPKKI, from the coding sequence ATAGCCAAATTTATCTACGAGCTTTCAATGCTCAAAAGAATAAAGCGGGAGGGCTGGCGAGTTGCAGGAGTTGAACGCCCAGAAAGCGTGGCAGACCACTGCCTAAGAGCAGCCCAAATAGGCTTCATCTTAGCAGAGCTTGAAGGATACCCTAACCCATCTGAGGTTTCAGCAATGCTAATTTTTCACGATATTGGAGAATGCAGAATTGGTGATCTCCACTCGCTTGCTAAAGTTTACACTAAAACAAACGAAAAAGAAGCTGTCTTTCACCAAACTCGACGCATTGGAAATATAGGAAAAAAAATTTTTGATTTGTGGAAGAATTTCGAGGAGAGGCTCAAACCCGCAGCAATAATAGCCAAGGATGCAGACTACCTTGAAATGGCAATAAGCGCAAGAGAATACATGTGGTTTGGTTATCCAACAGAAAAATGGATGGAAAATACAAAAAGCAAACTAAAAACAGAGTCGGCAAAGAAAATTTTTGATATCATCTCAAAAACTTCTCCTTCGTCATGGTGGC
- the trxA gene encoding thioredoxin, translating into MLELNLGNFEVAIKNSKVPVLVDFWAAWCGPCRMLAPVFEKVSQDYSGKVQFAKVNVDENQELAEDFGIMGIPTLILFENGKEKARISGALPEDELKEWIKENLG; encoded by the coding sequence ATGTTGGAGCTCAATTTAGGAAACTTTGAAGTGGCAATTAAGAATTCAAAGGTTCCAGTACTGGTAGATTTCTGGGCAGCCTGGTGTGGTCCGTGCAGAATGCTTGCACCTGTTTTTGAGAAAGTATCTCAAGATTATAGCGGCAAAGTTCAGTTTGCAAAGGTCAATGTAGATGAAAACCAAGAACTGGCTGAGGATTTTGGAATTATGGGCATACCCACGCTTATTTTGTTTGAAAACGGAAAAGAGAAGGCGAGGATTTCTGGTGCTCTTCCCGAGGATGAGCTAAAAGAGTGGATTAAAGAAAATTTAGGTTAG
- a CDS encoding cation:proton antiporter translates to MPTLKEIPELLDFYSAGKIKKKIEWVLPATILGLTALLFFSAIRASLFSDIEEETRIWFDLLFLLFAAILAEFIVLYLRQPTVMALMLVGAIISPSFVSFFWPTMAQTVNSILSLFPLNLRIPFSIPHVVAPEGVVEVVAQLGALILLFKVGLESEISSVFNKKNLLVGLGGVILPFFVGFLYAEMTGHSFSYSMFLGAALTATSVGITVALLAEYGMLKEEFAKIIIGAAVIDDILGLLVLSIVTNFPSTLSIETISPLGGVLFSALIFVVGGIYLGRILVAKFIDLTIGDENVLPKKTYLSVMVFFLLYAYVAEFIGLSGIVGTFLAGIILGNSKIVKHIHSFILPLELLFVPIFFISLGLLIDFSGISDLLIPILLISSIAIITKIAGCTIPSLMLGLKGIDSLLVGIGMSPRGEIALIIALMGLSAGILTQKEYTIIASMSFLTAFLTPPIIKMALSKRRRER, encoded by the coding sequence ATGCCTACTCTCAAAGAGATTCCTGAACTGTTGGATTTCTATTCTGCTGGAAAAATTAAAAAAAAGATTGAGTGGGTATTGCCTGCTACAATCCTTGGACTGACTGCCCTCCTCTTCTTTTCAGCCATACGAGCGAGCCTTTTTTCTGATATCGAGGAAGAAACCCGCATTTGGTTTGACTTACTTTTCTTGCTATTTGCAGCAATACTTGCAGAGTTCATAGTGCTTTACCTCCGCCAACCAACCGTTATGGCTCTTATGCTAGTCGGTGCAATAATTTCCCCTAGCTTTGTTTCATTTTTCTGGCCAACAATGGCTCAAACTGTAAACAGCATTCTTTCGCTTTTTCCTTTAAATTTGCGCATCCCTTTTTCTATTCCTCATGTGGTAGCTCCAGAAGGGGTAGTTGAAGTAGTTGCCCAGCTCGGCGCCCTCATCCTTCTATTTAAAGTTGGGCTTGAGTCAGAAATATCAAGCGTGTTTAATAAAAAAAATCTCCTTGTAGGTCTTGGCGGCGTTATTCTCCCTTTCTTTGTTGGTTTTCTATATGCGGAGATGACCGGCCATTCCTTTTCTTATTCAATGTTTCTCGGAGCTGCCCTCACCGCAACATCAGTAGGAATTACAGTGGCTCTCCTTGCCGAATATGGCATGCTAAAAGAGGAATTTGCAAAAATAATAATAGGAGCAGCCGTAATTGACGACATACTCGGTTTGCTTGTCCTATCAATAGTTACAAACTTTCCATCCACTCTGAGTATAGAAACAATAAGTCCTCTTGGAGGTGTCCTTTTTTCTGCCCTAATCTTTGTGGTTGGCGGAATCTACCTTGGCAGGATTCTTGTCGCTAAATTTATCGATCTAACCATCGGAGATGAGAATGTTTTACCAAAGAAAACCTATCTTTCGGTTATGGTTTTTTTTCTGCTATATGCCTACGTCGCTGAGTTTATAGGTTTGTCCGGAATAGTAGGGACGTTTCTTGCAGGAATAATTCTTGGCAACTCCAAGATAGTAAAGCACATTCATTCATTTATACTGCCACTTGAACTTTTATTTGTGCCAATCTTTTTCATTTCTTTGGGACTGCTGATTGACTTTTCAGGAATAAGCGACCTGCTGATACCCATCCTCCTAATCTCCTCCATTGCTATAATCACGAAAATAGCTGGTTGCACAATTCCAAGCCTCATGCTTGGGCTTAAGGGAATCGACTCCCTTCTTGTAGGAATAGGGATGAGCCCCAGAGGGGAAATTGCTCTTATAATAGCGCTTATGGGCCTGTCAGCTGGCATTCTTACACAAAAGGAGTATACTATCATTGCTTCAATGTCTTTTTTGACCGCATTTCTGACTCCCCCAATAATAAAAATGGCTCTTTCAAAAAGAAGAAGAGAAAGGTGA
- the hisS gene encoding histidine--tRNA ligase, translated as MVSFARPRGMKDFFPSEMKIREQVIESIRETFRTYGYLPFDTPSVERLDVLERKGGDEIEGQIFRIEGDLGLRFDLTVPLARVCGGNQFVLPFKRYAIGPVWRREEPQRGRMREFYQADIDIVGSARPECEAELLSCANDCIERLGFQKPRIRINSRKVLDSLCKKFMIEDKKKSCLLRILDKKNKVSDDQIKKEMIDCGISQTQVENILSFIGAKMKNEEALEAVRQVVNGKEVADEIERVLALCKDYGISPAIDLSLVRGLAYYTGMVFEMELGREIGSVAGGGRYDNLVGLFGRNLPAVGISLGVERLCTLLEEKKGRDESVTYAKVYVAAVREEFSSYARKVAVKLRRNGIPCETDTMGRNLARQIEYAKKLGIPFVIIVGEKETKEDKVTLRELESGMERMLKVDDVGDAIEEKNNS; from the coding sequence ATGGTCAGTTTTGCACGGCCAAGAGGGATGAAGGACTTTTTTCCTTCAGAAATGAAAATCAGGGAACAAGTAATAGAGTCCATTAGAGAAACGTTTAGAACGTACGGCTATCTACCGTTTGACACGCCATCTGTGGAAAGATTGGATGTGCTGGAAAGAAAGGGAGGAGACGAGATAGAAGGACAGATTTTCAGAATTGAAGGAGACTTGGGACTGCGGTTTGATTTAACTGTGCCGCTTGCAAGAGTTTGTGGGGGCAATCAGTTCGTCCTACCATTTAAGCGTTATGCAATAGGGCCCGTGTGGAGAAGAGAGGAGCCGCAGAGAGGGAGGATGAGAGAATTTTATCAAGCTGATATAGATATTGTAGGTTCTGCTCGCCCAGAATGCGAAGCTGAACTTCTTTCCTGCGCAAATGATTGCATAGAGAGGTTGGGGTTTCAAAAGCCAAGGATAAGAATCAATTCAAGAAAAGTATTGGATTCTCTGTGCAAAAAGTTTATGATTGAGGACAAAAAAAAGAGTTGTCTCCTTCGCATACTTGACAAAAAAAACAAAGTTTCGGATGATCAAATAAAAAAAGAAATGATTGACTGTGGAATTTCCCAAACTCAGGTTGAGAATATCCTCTCGTTTATTGGAGCAAAGATGAAAAACGAGGAAGCTCTCGAAGCTGTTAGGCAGGTCGTAAACGGAAAGGAAGTTGCAGACGAGATTGAGAGAGTGTTGGCGCTTTGTAAGGATTACGGAATCTCCCCGGCGATAGATCTCTCCCTCGTGAGGGGTCTTGCATACTATACAGGAATGGTGTTTGAAATGGAGCTTGGTAGAGAGATTGGCTCGGTTGCTGGCGGAGGACGGTACGACAATCTGGTGGGGTTATTTGGACGTAATCTCCCTGCTGTTGGAATTTCTCTTGGCGTTGAGAGGCTTTGTACGCTGCTTGAAGAAAAGAAAGGAAGAGACGAATCTGTCACATACGCAAAGGTATATGTCGCAGCTGTAAGAGAGGAGTTTTCTTCTTATGCACGAAAAGTTGCTGTTAAGTTGCGCAGAAACGGTATCCCGTGCGAAACTGACACAATGGGAAGAAATTTAGCACGACAGATTGAATATGCTAAAAAGCTCGGGATTCCTTTTGTTATAATTGTTGGAGAGAAAGAGACGAAAGAGGATAAAGTCACTCTTCGGGAACTGGAAAGTGGAATGGAGAGAATGTTAAAAGTTGACGATGTAGGAGATGCTATTGAGGAGAAAAATAACTCTTAA